The DNA segment atttgggcattgttttttttcaaaaataaacaattaactccctaaccgctatttcttcttcttctttttcctcaatttcacaatattcctgatattcaaaagtcggtcaacacacaagtccgaattaaataaatgcgcaagtagcagcaagtaagatgcatcaggatagtcattttcattttttgtgcacctgtcctagacagacccaacccctgtgttgagcctccaaagtcagatgcacgtgatgcaaacaaacgttcctactagggatccagcatgaagctgagttattctaagttcataacctgggcatttgttctagactgtgtatccgagcggacaactcgagtcgaggagggggctacataccggggacccgcggggtcgtccggctttgtaacttatccggcctctttcttatttcaggtattgacactaacagaatagggagtctcggccagcgagcttctccccggaggtaagaagagaagggtttcggcacagtttatatacagttcacataatataaaagcggtaaaatcatcatttagcacattgagcccaaacatgtaacaaaatcagataaaaccaaatataacaatttatctaagctcgaatttctaaccctgaaccagtggttctgggttaattccccagcagagtcgccagagctgtcacacctcctttttccgcccccgcgaggggtgaaggagttttttccaattaaaggaaaatcgaaacgggatatgtttgtttatttcatagtcgccacttgggagatttagggtgtcccaagtcaccaatttaatcccgaatcgaggaaaagaatgactctgtattacattccgcgaaccagaaatccggataaggaattctgttaacccgggagaaggtgttaggcattcccgagttccgtggttctagcacggtcgctcaactgtcatactcggcttgtttatctgattttatataattatgaactcatgtgcaaattttaactctttaccgcttttattatatttttaaagaaatgtgaacatcgtttaaaaaacatgtctttggattacgtcacatgaaatgcacccgcaatccggaacatattttttattcaatgttttgggatttggatttgggtcgcatgaaatgcacacccgagtttaagaaggtaagattattaaaatgcgttcctaaagcgattagcgtattattatttatgggtaaggccgtagaattttactaaacggtccatcccgaagtctaagcaattttaaagcaaatatttaccgagggccccgcaattttgtatttttattcggcgaggctcttctcagtcttattttttaaaggaatttgcaacgtcatggacatgcatctcggaccacgtcacaatcaatgtacccatgattagagacacatttcgactccgttgagatttggatttgggttacataaatgtgcacccgagttttaagaaggtaagattaattaaatcgtgcctaaagagtctaacgcgttattatctttggggaaggcagtgaaattcactaaacagtctatcccaaattctaagtatttattatgaccaattattgagggccccgcaatttgcattcttatttggcgaggctcgtctcattattttttttaaaaaaaagataatcttagtatgactacattttttatttttcgttttctctaaaataaatgaagaaaaggtcctactttatttacatactttcgagttattagttaagtttcgaaagtgagtcgtttaaagagtttacatgggcagcgcatagaatgttctacatacagacagtaaaagaaagaaaagactacattaaactacaacttcaaatctttttcattctttgcattcatgtttcgagtagcttacaagatgaaccagtgtatcagtttgtgtacctggtatttggaaagcaaggaaagaagataaagatcagtagaagcagcagtagtgtaaatacgcagcaacagcaggttcagcaacacagcaaaaccagtagcgaccagtagaataacccagtaacatattgaaaaatcagcaataccaaaatacaatcgcagtcaaagcagaagagagacgaatacaagatgcagtagtttactgatttgaataacactcaaggaaagacaaacggaatttattcaagtaaaagttcaacttgtttttgtcttttgctctcaaattataatttctcaaaattcagtcaactctctcaactttcTTTTCCTCTTCCTTGTCTCTCCCTTTATTTCTAAGTCCAAGTCCTTCCAGTCCTCCTAAAAATGTTCTCTCCCAATCCTCCTAATAATCTTCTCCAAAATGTTCTCCAAATCCTCTTTttttaaaatgtgtcaaatgactcttatttatagcaagactcttgtcttgaaccactccccgaaatattcccctaattgcatgctttgttccccattaccctatgtcttctttattttaaactcgttgtcccccatgcctacatgttttgtcccccactacattaaataaatatatcaaccccaccccattatattttatcCCTCATGCTTAActtatataattacattattccccccaCCACATTATGTCTTgccccccactatattaaacaattatatcatctccccactaatttatgtcttgtcccccacaatgtattattttaatattgttaatgcctagtggacagagcactcagattaaataattgttcaaatgttcaattccaaaaatacccctccgaccttactgattaccattttacccctgaacgtactacaatttaccaatctacccccatcagctataaccaattcacctaatcaattccaaccaaaatatagcaaatataaccaatttctaaacaaattcaaacaacaaatcacatgaacacagattgaacaacatcaaattaatgggaataagttaaccatattgggaaccaatcctggttaatttatacaaaaataaatgagcaaggagacaacaatattaacaacaaagacacatgattcaaactaaatcaaaaaattaaaaaccaaaacataaactcacattaaatcactggattgaAAATgaatttcaaacaaaaatgaacatgaattaatctatattaaacaacaaacatgacggattcaaatgatttaaactaacattcttctatactaaatccttttaaaattaataaaacaaactaaagacataattaattgaacttcaccTTAAATCTAAAAACATTGAaattactaacaatttctacctaaaaataaacaagaaaaatgaaacaaactgaagaaaaataagaagaacgATAAACACGAATTAGTTAAACCAACTGAtcggatcggaacgacgatgaacttgaacgaacctcaccccggacagaacttctgggcGATTTTTGAACGTTTTCAGTTGGGCTTCAGcgtgtgtgtttgtgtgtgtttTCTGGTCAGTTATGGTGATGAGGgagggtcgttcatggctggacgtTGCAGgcggtcgtttggacgtgagggtggCGACTGGGTGAGCTGAAGAACGGCGAGACAGCAGTTGCGTTTGCTGGGGTCGATGGTTGCTGCTGTCGAACGACGAGACAACAGCTAAGGGTGGTCGTTTGACGATGGACGCTGGTGGCcgactgaagaagatgaagcagcggaCGACGATGAAgacgcagcagcagcaacagaaaCGAGCTCAATGGAGGAGAAAAATGGCGGTGGAGAAGAAGACGCAACAGCACccatgggtgtcgagctcaagctcgacaacgaagaagacgaagctgAAGCAACAGTGGTGAAGCAGTAGCTGGTTCATATCTGCCATGGATGTCGAGACGGAACTCAaaggtggtcgtttggtcgtTCATATCTTGAGGACGACGATGGAGATGGTGTCGGTTATTTGTTCGAGCTGGGGTCGTGAGGCGATGAATAacgacgtgtgtgtgtgtgtgttgagggtGAGGCGTGAGGGGGAAagggcagcagccatggctgcttgggGTTTTGGGGTGTtgtcttggagaagaagaagaaaggttgGGGGGAGGATagtttagttttagggtttgggttttttttgttttgttttatttattttttttgggaaaaaatcaaaaataaagaggggttaggtcatttgggtttatggggcggaccggatcgacccgtgttgagatggaccgggtcatggggaaggttgggtattttttgggcccgtggtttgaatttgaagaaaagcccaattccgattttctttatatttttgctctcttttcttcttttattttccttaaactgaaactaaattctaaaatccttaaattatcaaatagaactaaattaaattataaaagcgcaaattaactcccaataacaactaacacataattaagtaataattaagcataaaattgtacaattggacattaaatgttaaaaatgcaaacgatgcatattttttataattttcattcttgtaaaacaaacttaattattcctaattgtagaattaaatcctaaatgcaaatgcgatatatttttgtattttttattaatttaacaaataaacatgcacagacaaatacaaataattatccaaaatgtcacaaaaattatcaaaattgcacacaaaggaaaatcgttttattttgaatttttttgggggagtaattctttcatagggcaaaaatcacgtgcttacatctgGTAGCacttgtcctcaccatctgtgagagaatagaagacaaaagtttagaacctcgaagtcaataatctcgcacgttaaggaatcaaatgaattGGAATTTTTCTAACAGCttcatagcctctcgaagataagtatagacgtctccataccgatctacgagactctaataaatcgacTTGTgactcatgactcctatgaacctagagctctaataccaacttgtcacgacccaagttctcacTCCGTGAacggttgtgatggcacctattctttacgactaggtaagcctaacaatttgtggaaatgaaacaaaaatacgaaaactaacaatttaacaggtaaatataaTAAAGAAGTttaaaaatgccgctcggcatatacaataaaacACACACGAACTAAACATAAGCACTCTCAagacccggaatctcatgaatcacaagctacaaaAGTACATAGTGTTTCTAACTTAAGAAATCtatcaacaaagaaaatacaGGAAGTCTATAACTGAAGGAGGAATAGAGAGGAACTTCTAGGTCTGCAAACacggaagatatacctcgaagtctctgagaTCGCCTCGCCTCATTGGAAGTATGGCTGagaagaggtacctggatctgcacacgaagaatatgtgcaggaaagggcatgagtacaccacagcggtacccagtaagtgccaagcctaaccttggtctagtagtgacgagatcaggtcaggccCTACTGGTTTTATTATGATAAAATTTAATAGAAGAAATATTGCAGTAAGAAATAAATACTGAAGTTTTAACCAGGAAATAAGCACAGAAGAACAACAACTCAAAACACAGCAAtagcaataggggatctcccgggataccgtcccgtagtcccaaacataaatatgcaggggggatctcccggaataccgttccgtagtcccaaggTAAATATACAGTGttgggggatctcctggaatactgatccgtagttccaaagtaaatatgcagtatagggggatctcccgaaataccgttttgtagtcccaaaataaatatgcagcATAGTCAATACAAACAACAGTTATATCAAGGAATTTGCAGTTTAAACTAAGTTTGCGTTTAAGAAAAATAGTAACATTTCATtaaaacatgctgcacagagttgaATTAGGCAATTTAACACGTAAACATGCTTTTCTATCCTAATTAAGGTAATATCATATGCTAATGTAGTTCAATAAAGAAAGACAAGTTAAGACTTAGTGAAACACGGAGTTTTACAATAAATAGCTCGTGTACGCACTCTTCACCTCACGTACACAGCCGTCATAtatcaaacaataccaaaatcctaaggggagttcccccacacaaggttaggcaggccacttacctcgaaccaagctcaaatcaatctgaaatcacactcttgccacgagtatccaactctgagtggcccaaatctaatcaaatcaattacataacgtaaatataactacaaacaacaAATTTAACTAATGAAATCGAAGCTACGACAAGAAAATAGAATAACGCCCAAAACTCCTCCCCGGGCCTATGTCTCGGAATAGGGTAAAAGTTACCAATtagaacactcattcactcacgataTCACTCGTCCAAAAATTATTCAATTCTGACGCCTAAAACCCGATCAAACCCCAAAAATTCAATTGGGGAACTTTTCCCCCAAATTCCCATTTTTCCACTCAATTTCCTTGATTAGATGGAGGAAATTACTATATATTGATGAAATATAAACGAAATagggttaggaattgttacccactaacttcctcttcaaaatcgtcacaaaatcaccttctcccgagctaaaATCGAATTTggtgttatgaaatttcaaacGCTCAAAATCAtcttttctgcccagcgattactGCATCTGCGCCTATGGGGCCACATCTACGGTCCCGCACCTGCAGAAAAagcatcgcaggtgcggaagtcaCTTATTTAGGTCGGGGCTGCATCTGCGGTCACTGGGCCACATCTGCAATCCCCCAACCGCACCTATGGTTCCTGATGCCCAAGACCAATTCCGTATCTGCAGCTTCCTTGCCATTTCTGCGGCTCCACACCTGCAGTCCCAcatccgcaggtgcgattatatCAGGTTCAGCAAACTTCAGAAAATGCCTAAGTCCAACTCAAATTTGTtaagcatctgaaactcacccgaggcctccaggacctcaaccaaacataccaaccaatcataaaacatcatacaaacttagtcgagctcTTAAATCACATCAAGCAACGCTAAAActacgaatcaccctccaattcaaacttaataaAGTTGAAATTCAAAAATTCTATAACCgctgccgaaaccaaccaaaccatgtccgattgaccccatattttgcacacaagtcatattcactACTACGGGCCTAGTCCAACTTCCGGAATATTAtttcaaccccgatatcaaaaaatccACTATCAGCCTAAAActccaaaaatttaacttttgtcatttcaagcctaaacaagctacggaccttcaaaacacaatcTGGACATGCCCCTAagaccgaaatcacccaacggaccTAGCAAAGTTGACGAATTCCATTCtggagtcgtcttcacactgctccaactacggtccaaattctaagacttaaactctcatttagggactaagtatcccaaaacactccgaaactcaaaatgaacCCTCCCGcaaatcacaatagcagaaaaagaCACGGgggaagtagttaataggggatcggggcaatAGTAAGGTAAGGTTAGCCCGGTTTGTGCTATATGGGTAACAagaccggtgctattgtcccccttattttacttttcctaattgttgtattatCTTTTTGTTATAAATAAAAACTAGCCCtgggcgcttgcctagcggattgccaaaaaaaaataggggatcggggcataaactctcaaaacgaccggccgggtcgttatagcagggatatgtgatttagttatccttttcaaatcagtaaatacGTCTGACATTTGATTTGTTATATTCTCTAAATGggtgatcttctggacctcctgattacatatagagGTACGTGGATCAAAATGAGATAATGATAAAACTTTCcacacaattttttttatttcctttttatcaCCCCTAATTGTGGGAATTTTGTTTCTTCAaatcgacaatctgcaaatcgagcagtaaataaatctcccaTCGTTCATGACCAAagactaattgtgacggagaatatttattataatgtgttgGTCTGAGACGAATAAGTGATGCTACATGCAAGATATCATGGCCCCAAACAGTAATGGCAATAttattttcataagtagtggtcttgctatcaattgcaggcgtttaataaatgactctacaaggccattttgagtatgaacataagctacaggatgttcaacttttattccaaatgatagacaataatcatcaaaagcttgagatgagaattctctagcattatcaaggcgaattgcctttataggataatcttgAAATTGTgtccttaatcgaattatttgggttaatagctttgcaaacgtcaggttgcgagatgatagtaggcacacatgagaccatcttgaagatgcatctattaggatcataaaatatctaaacaatcCACTTGGTGGATGAATAGATCCACATAAATCCttatgtatacgctctaaaaaggcaagGAATTTCATGCCAACCTTCATTGGTAATGGTCtaatgatcatttttccttgataataATCATCACAAGAAAATTCATCATTTGTAAGAATTTCCAGGTTCTTTagtggatgcccactcgaattttcaataattcgtctcatcattattgatccaggaTGACCCAAACGgtcatgccaaagtacaaaagtatttaAATCAGTAAACTTCTGCTTTACGATAGAGTATGCTTCAACTGTACTGAtctttgaatagtataagccagaagataaagttggtaacttttttACAATGCATTTCTAGCCAAAAATATTCCacgttcatttcatctattggctcaacatgatacccatttcggcggatatctataaaactcaacaaatttcttcgggacttggaggagaacaatgcactatctataataagttttgttcccttataGAGAAATATAATGGCTCTTCCGGAGcgttcaatcaaacttatattaccagaaattatTAAACATTTACTTTTTCCTTATGAAACTAAGAAGAGTATTTCTGATtcttgaatatggcatgagttgttccactatcaattaCACAAATATCTTCATAATTGGTcattgatccaaacataatttgaagattatccatattcttcaaaatggcataaaaataaatattatagtaaatatcattatcaaagcataacttttacaTAACCATACTAACTAATACAAATAACATAAATTTAAATTTCTACAGATGCATCCGCGAtcacatgacttgtttctccttctgggagtacAAAGTAATCAACTACATCCAAATACATGAAGTCAACATtttcttcagaaataaaatttgctctagcatttttctctgtcatctttagggaggcttgataaagctcaagcAGGTGCTTTGGCATACGataggtacgtgaccagtgctcTTTTCTTTCatatctatagcatgcattttctgcattttttgcttgcaccgcttcatgcttttattccttccttttccactgttGGTGGTTAGGAGGGTTCTTTGGtgaattattattaccatgattagattTTCTTCCCCAGCCATGGCCATGACCACGACTAGGGCCACAACCTTTTCCACGCTTAGTTTGGTAGAAGTttgtctcattcacttcagggaatggacaagaaccagttggtcgactttcatgattttttattaatagcccattatgttgctccgCTACaggaagatgtgagataagttcagaatactttttgaatctcatctctcgatattgctgttGCAGGAgaatattcgaggcatgaaaagtggtgaaagttttctccaacatatcatgattagtaatattatcaccacataattttaattgggaaataattctgatcatagcagaattatactcacagatagatttaaaatcttgtagccttaaaTGAGTCCAGTCATAACGTGCATGTGGAAGAatgaccatcttcaggtggtcatatctatcttttaAATTATTCCACaatatgactggatctttaacagtaagatattccattttcaggccctcatcaaagTGAtgacgtaggaatatcattgctttggcacggtcttggtttgatgcttGATTTTTGTCCTTGATAGTGTTTGTCAAACCATCGCATCatgatgaatttcagcatcaagcacccaagatatgtagcttttgcccgatatatccaaggctacaaattcaagtttagaaagatttgacattatttagaaAAAAAAAGTTCGTACCTCTTATACTTTCTAAGTATTTGCTCGTGATGGCAGattctcgtgctgataacgtgatATAAAATAACGACTGTAGTGTAAATAAACAAAAGACAAGTATAgggagaaactgatatattattcaactTTCAAACTGATATACATAATGAATtgaaatctcctctatttatagaagaaagaaagttgttgtgtaagtgctactgcaagctgctgtgtaagctgcttgtaagttgcgtgtaagctgctactgcaagctgctgtctAAGTTGCTaccgcaagctgctgtgtaagctgcctGTAAGTTGCTACTGTACtagatatagataatcttctaccgaggataatatttattcataacggagtatcgaaatgataagcttcttcaggaggcttatttccaatagagtactaaatagataaacatatttacggcgaaGTCTCATATGGATTAGTTTCATCAGGAAACTTATTtacaatggagtactaaatgaatatccataatataatatatatttataacagATACAAGGTAAAACGAAATACATATCCCCAAATTTGTTGAAGAATTTGAACGCTCTAAACTCAGTGTTGGGCCCAATTCCCCATGATGGGCTTTTTAGTCTTGGAGACTAAAAAAGAAGGGTTATACAAATAGCCGATGAGATTTATTGTTTAATTTTTCTAGCCGGTATATGTAAATTAtacataatttatatatatatatatatatatatatatatatatatatatatatattacatccTCGGTCATTTTTAGTTTAATAGTTTAGGTGGGCGGCTATTTGGGTTATTCTTCTAAAAATAATAGTAGGAAAAACTACACAGTATAGCCGCTTCAAAAATAATAGCcgatgtatattttttgtataaagTATATACTTGGTAAATAGTATTACAATTTTTCGACCGAGCAGGATGCTAGAGAAAGCATGGTATATAATATCAGGGACAAAATTATGCACTTGTGCTCACATGAAAAACAATATTGCTTCATGCAGCGTGTAACAATTGATACCTATCCTAGCCAGAATTTTTAGATAGTTGAAGAGTTCACCCAAACATCATGTGACTCGCTCATGATGGAAGGTGTGCTGATGACTGcaggttaaaaaaaaaaaactgacatGCTTATGAGCTAGCAAGTTTTAGAAAAATGGGCACGTATAACATCTTAGGTAAATTCCACGTTagaaagggtgggaataataaagcgttacgttatataaaataaaatataattccACATAGTACAAGCACTTTTAAACGATATGGCATTGTCCAAGAAATTAATGTGTGAGATCTTTTGGACCATCGCAgacaatatatatattttttataatttgggCTGTGTGATAATTTAACATAATTAACTAGGTACACAGCTGCATGGAAGGATATTCGATGTAATCATTATAAAACAGCTGCACTATTGGATGATTACACGAGTCACATCAGTCCTGAATTTGGGTGTTTTCTTCCACAATATTCTTGGCAACATTTGATTATATTGTTGTGTATGCTGAGCTTATGCTATCTGGATATGTGGTCCTTGCATTAAGCTGATGTTCCACTTATAGAATTCAAAATCTGAGGTCCCAAAAAAATGAAAGATTCATTCATATTTCATACATAGAACCAAGACATTCCCTACTAACAATTCACTGCGAGAACAGGACATTCTCTATCCAAATCTGTTTATATACCCAAACATAAAGCATACTGATTTTTAATATCAAGTATAGTAGAAACAAACAACCAATTTTACAGAATGGAATCTCCATTTTATCAACATTAATGGAATGCTTCTTCATTTGGGTGGCTGATATTGAGATGAATTTTGGCCCCTTTATTTTCCAGCCTCCTAATTTAACGTTGTGGTACAAAGATGCATGAGGTTGCCATGTGATGAGTTTCCCATCAAAGTGCTCATATATGCCTGGAATGGAACTATGGGAGGGATAATGGTATAATAATTTGTTTTCGATCATAATCTGGTTTACCTCTTGAGTAATACAGTCTAGTTAACATCTGCAAGTAAAAGCCTAAAACCTATGTTATGACAACTTTGAATATTCCCCAGAAAGCAAATGACCTGCCTGGTACGTAGATCTATTTGCCAAAGCCAATCCTACCGATTCAAAGGTGCAATTACATAATCACAAAGTGCATTTTTTTTCCTCAATAACAATGGTATATATTCGACCAGTTAACACCAACAACAACAAGCCCAGCGAAATCTCACAAATGGGATTTGGGGAGAGTgaagtgtacgcagaccttacccctacctaatgaaGGTAGataggttgtttccgaaagaccctcaaCTCAAAAGAAGTGAAAATGAAGCAATAAATAGACAGTAGCAA comes from the Nicotiana sylvestris chromosome 4, ASM39365v2, whole genome shotgun sequence genome and includes:
- the LOC138889420 gene encoding uncharacterized protein produces the protein MIFLRHHFDEGLKMEYLTVKDPVILWNNLKDRYDHLKMVILPHARYDWTHLRLQDFKSICEYNSAMIRIISQLKLCGDNITNHDMLEKTFTTFHASNILLQQQYREMRFKKYSELISHLPVAEQHNGLLIKNHESRPTGSCPFPEVNETNFYQTKRGKGCGPSRGHGHGWGRKSNHGNNNSPKNPPNHQQWKRKE